One Klebsiella electrica genomic window, GGGAAGATAAAAACAAGCATAAAACTGCCGACAATCATAAACGGCAGCGCGGCGATGAATCCATCACGTATTGCCAGGACATACCGTTGCTGTGCAATAACGCCGGCCATCGGCGCAAGCCGTTTTTCAATTATGCCAACCAAAAAATTATAAAATGAGCTCATCTGCTGTTCCACCCTACATTCATTTAGCCAGTTCTAATGCAATATCCAGCACCCGATCTCCGCGCAGCATCCCATAATCCAGCATTTCAATAGGATGGACTTTAATTCCATGAACGGCCGCTTTGGAGGATAAATTATTCTGCATATACTTGATTTGTGGTCCAAGCAGTACAACATGGTAGTTGGGCATATTCTCATCAAATTCAGCAACACCAAAAGCCTTGATTTCGACATCCAGGTTCTTCGCTGCTGCAGCTGCTTCCATTTTTTTAACAAGCAAACTGGTGGACATACCTGCAGAGCAGCAAAGCATGATCTTCTTCATTTTTAAATCTCCATATTGATAGTTCGATGCAATATAAATCCATATCCTTTTCTAGGAAATCGATTTCAAGAATAAATGCTATAATCGTGATGACGATCACTACGCAAATTAAAAAATACAATAAATAACAATGTGTTATAAAATCATGCTTTTCACTTAATCATCATTCCCCTTCTCGAACTGGATAGATACCGGTATCAAACCCTGTTCTGTCTCATACGTAACAGGCATAACCTACTGTGCCAGCCCATCGTTCGTCGTAAAACCGACAGAAATGACAGGGGCTATCATCTGCATAACTACCTGGGAAACGCCATGAAATCGCACTTTTCATACCCTGTTCCTCGCTGTTTGCCCCGGCAAGACCTTCAGAGGCCGAGCGCTACAATTTGAGATGTGCATGAGTATCGCCAGAGACATAATGAAACCGATATCTAAAAAATCAGCAACCAAAAATAAATTTCACTGAGTCGTATATTGATTGGATTTAAACAAAAAATACAATAAATTCATAATGTTATTAATTATTAACAAATGTGACGAATCGCACAATTCATAACAAAAGGTTAAAATACAGTTGATCATGAAACCGATTTCTTAGAGATTAAATACCAATCGATGTCTAATGCTGGTTTAAGACTGCGTAAAATCCACAAACCGGTTCTAAGGTGGCATAGGCGAAGCAGGGTCACGTGAATACCCCCCTCTTATCTCATTGTGACTTTGTTAATTATGTAAAACCTCTATGAGGATATGGCTTATGAAATTGATTAATACTGGGTGATATTCATGCCGGGATATCTTTAATGTGACAACAGTGGAAATCATCAGGAGTATCAAGTCCTGAAATGAACGCTGAAGTAATGTATTGAGATTTCCCCATCGCATGGAATTGGCTTGTGAGATTGAGATTATAAAATGCGAAGTGCATTGCTGCAGAACGGTTATCGTTAACGCAGATCTCATAATCGGTATAAGTACAGCCATTATTTTTTCAAAACGATTAACACAAAAACAGTTAATCTCATTATTGATTAACTGCGCCCAGATTTTAATTTTATTTAATAAAGAAAGGACCGGACTTGCACTAACAATAAACAAGAGCAAGGGATTAATCATCCATTGTTTAAATAGCACTACCCTATCGATGATTGTTTTTACTTAAAGACTTTTAACATATCAATATACTTTGAAAAGGGATTACTATGAAAAAGAACTACCTCGCACGTTCAATCATGCTCTGCTTTGGGATCATGCTTTCCTCGCAGGTAACGGCGAGTGAAGCCATCGGTTTCCACGGATATATAAGAGCCGGGTCCCTTTTTGATGCCAGAGATAACTTTAGCAAAGCGGGTTATGCTGATGAAATTGATAAAAACATGGGCCGTCTTGGGGCTGAAGTTGACAACAGCTGGGAGGGGCGACTGAATAAACTATGGAATTTAAATGATGGTAAATCTGTCGATATTCATCTGACAATCGAATCTAAAGGTGATGGATTACAAACCCGCGCGGCGCCGCGAGAAACGGGTATTTCTGAAAGTTATGTAGAACTCGGCGGCATCACCCCGACGGGGAAAGTATGGGGTGGACTGAGATACTACGATCGCGAAAACTATGTATTCACAACCGATTATTTCTATACCGATTACTCAGGCACGGGTATTGGGGTTAAAGACCTTGAATTGGGTGGTGGAAAATGGGATCTGGCTTACATCGTCAGTAATGATACTGACCATACTGAACGCCCGGACGGTAGTTCGGCGATCATGCACACTGTGCACTCCAGCGCAAAATATGGCGCATGGGATTTTGAGATCGCCGCTAAACAGATGCCAGATAACTCATTCATTGGTGATGATAAAAAGTATGCAACTAAAGGCATAGAAGGAACAGTCATCTATTCCCGGGATGATTTCTTTACAGCTACGGGTGGTTTTTCAAAAGTTATTTTTCAGGCAGGTCGTGGACTAGGTTCCGGAGATCTATTGGGAGCGACCTTAACGAATACATCGATGTATCGTAAAGGCTCTCTCTACCAGAAAACATTGCAAGACGTAAATAGTGGCTACAAACCATATCAAACAAAGGTCCAGGAGGGCGACCAATCGTATCGCATGTTTGTATGGGGGGGATGGTATGGCGCGAATGTCCATATTTTACCAACCTTCACCTATCAATATAATGATTATGAAGCGGGCCACCATGACTCATGGTATGCAGCATCATTACGCTCTGTTTTCCCATTCAATGAGTTCTTCTCAATACAGACAGAAGTTGGCTATGCCGATAATAAACTTGTCGTGAACAATATGGACCAGGGCAGCCGCTCCAGTAAAATTAGTTTTGTTCCGACATTCACCGTAAATACGGGAATGGGGCCATCCCCGGAAATTCGACTGCTCGCGACTTATGTTGACCGTAAATACGATGTGAGCTGGATGGACAGTCGCGGCGACTTCCTCGTCGGTGTCCAGGCCGATATGTGGTGGTAATGACGGCAGGTCGATAGTAAAGCGGATCTAAAGATCCGCTTTACATCTGATGTGACGCTCACCGCACTAGCATAATTAATTTTATAATAAACAGCTCTCGCTAATACTTACTCGATTTTAAAAAATTACTATCACAGGGGCTTTATTAAGTATGAAAAATAAAAAATCTTCGCTAAATCTGTCTCTATTACTCATCAGCCTGATGGTGACTGGCTGTAATTCATTTGTAGCATCGACATCAGGTATGAATGCTCATTCATTTCAGGAACAGGTCGCCATCGACCGAAATGCTCTTGAGGCAAAGACTGCTATCGATAAACTCAGTAATATCAATTATATCCCTGTCCAGGGCTATAGTGTCATAGCCCAAATCAATGAAAACAGCCAGGTTTTTTCTTTTAACTCAGAGAAAAGTTATGTTGCGGCCTATTCTGTCGAAGGCAAACAGGCAGGTCGCTCTGTAAAACTAAGCTCGCCATTAGATTTTAGCGTGTTCATTCCATCGGTGATGATTTTAGATGAAAACTTTAACGTTATTAATGTAATAAAAAGTAGCCATTTCCCCTATAGCGAGGATTCATTCGGCGCCAACCTCTACAAAGGCTCATTCTCATTACCGGATGGTTATACAAAACTGTATTTGTTAATTTTTACAACCACGAAAGACGCTTCCGGAAGTACTGTTGTCAACAATGAATTGTTACAAAATAGCATGCGTTACGATCGGGTTTCAGATGTTGGTAAATTTTCTAAGCTCGCTGTCCCCCATTCAACCACGGGCCGGATAAAGCTTGAACTTATAAAAAGTGCTGATGAGCGTTATGCTCCTGACGAAATCCCGGCAAGGACGCCTGTTTGTCTGCAAAATACACCCAGACCTGTTGCCGGTATTAGCGCGCAACAATATTATGAAATGATACGAAAATCTTTATCTTTCAAAGACTATGAACAAGCGATCGGCTATGTTCGTGAAGCTGAATGTTCCGGATTTACAAAAGCCAGAGATGTTTTCTTTTCTGTGATTGAGGATAATGAAAGGAAAAATTTATAGTTGAGTACTCACCACATCTATCGTACCCTGCTCTATGGGTAACCATGACGATTCTATTGAACCATTAAATGTAATAGAGAGCAACGTGAAGAACGTGAAGAAAGCCAGGATGAAAAGCACGACAGTTTATGATATTGCTCGTGTCGCAGGTGTCTCTGCAAGTACCGTTTCTCGTATATTGACAGGATCGGCTAAAGTTGCTGAAGAGAAGCGTATTGCGGTTGAGCAGGCTATAAAGGAGTTAGATTTCCGGCCCAATCTCATGGCGCAATCATTAAAGAGCGGCCAGTCAATGACGCTTGGCGTGCTGACACAGCATCTTGATAGTCCATTTTCTAATGAAATGTTGCGTGGTGTGGAAAAAACCCTTGAAGGAACCGGTTACGTTCCTGTTGTTGTGAGCGGTCACTGGAAATCGCAGCAGGAACTCGAACGTATGCAGTTATTAATAGATCGACGCGTGGATGGCATAATTATATTAACCGGGCACGTTAGCCAACAGAGTCTTATCGAATTATCTCTTCAGGTCCCTATCGTAGCAGCAGGCCATGATATTAATACAGCGCAGGTCCGTTCGTTTAATGTCAATAATAGCCTCGGCGGTTATATGGCAACGCAATACTTATTAGATCTCGGGCATCGAAAGATTGCGCA contains:
- a CDS encoding PTS sugar transporter subunit IIB — its product is MKKIMLCCSAGMSTSLLVKKMEAAAAAKNLDVEIKAFGVAEFDENMPNYHVVLLGPQIKYMQNNLSSKAAVHGIKVHPIEMLDYGMLRGDRVLDIALELAK
- a CDS encoding carbohydrate porin, whose translation is MKKNYLARSIMLCFGIMLSSQVTASEAIGFHGYIRAGSLFDARDNFSKAGYADEIDKNMGRLGAEVDNSWEGRLNKLWNLNDGKSVDIHLTIESKGDGLQTRAAPRETGISESYVELGGITPTGKVWGGLRYYDRENYVFTTDYFYTDYSGTGIGVKDLELGGGKWDLAYIVSNDTDHTERPDGSSAIMHTVHSSAKYGAWDFEIAAKQMPDNSFIGDDKKYATKGIEGTVIYSRDDFFTATGGFSKVIFQAGRGLGSGDLLGATLTNTSMYRKGSLYQKTLQDVNSGYKPYQTKVQEGDQSYRMFVWGGWYGANVHILPTFTYQYNDYEAGHHDSWYAASLRSVFPFNEFFSIQTEVGYADNKLVVNNMDQGSRSSKISFVPTFTVNTGMGPSPEIRLLATYVDRKYDVSWMDSRGDFLVGVQADMWW
- a CDS encoding MalM family protein, with product MKNKKSSLNLSLLLISLMVTGCNSFVASTSGMNAHSFQEQVAIDRNALEAKTAIDKLSNINYIPVQGYSVIAQINENSQVFSFNSEKSYVAAYSVEGKQAGRSVKLSSPLDFSVFIPSVMILDENFNVINVIKSSHFPYSEDSFGANLYKGSFSLPDGYTKLYLLIFTTTKDASGSTVVNNELLQNSMRYDRVSDVGKFSKLAVPHSTTGRIKLELIKSADERYAPDEIPARTPVCLQNTPRPVAGISAQQYYEMIRKSLSFKDYEQAIGYVREAECSGFTKARDVFFSVIEDNERKNL
- a CDS encoding LacI family DNA-binding transcriptional regulator, with the translated sequence MKSTTVYDIARVAGVSASTVSRILTGSAKVAEEKRIAVEQAIKELDFRPNLMAQSLKSGQSMTLGVLTQHLDSPFSNEMLRGVEKTLEGTGYVPVVVSGHWKSQQELERMQLLIDRRVDGIIILTGHVSQQSLIELSLQVPIVAAGHDINTAQVRSFNVNNSLGGYMATQYLLDLGHRKIAHIVGKTDQKDAIDRLNGYRQALSIAGIEYNPDLVVQGDFSEEGGRQAIKNLVASNIDFSAIFCANDQTAYGAILGLKEADLDVPDDISIIGFDDLPFSTYSNPPLTTIKQPIYETGVKLAQTLLSLINGGDEVKNENESLLPELQIVNRKTALEFK